A single region of the Geobacillus subterraneus genome encodes:
- the hprK gene encoding HPr(Ser) kinase/phosphatase, whose protein sequence is MPKVRTKDIIEQFQLELVSGAEGIYRPITTSDLSRPGIEMAGYFAYYPAERLQLLGRTELSFYETLTPEEKRARMERLCTDITPGIIVSRGLEVPPELIEASERQSVPVMRSTMKTTRLSSRLTNYLESKLAPTTAVHGVLVDVYGVGVLITGKSGVGKSETALELVKRGHRLVADDCVEIRQEDEDTLIGSAPELIEHLLEIRGLGIINMMTLFGAGAVRTHKRISLVVDLELWDPEKQYDRLGLEEEKVKILDTELPKLTIPVRPGRNLAVIVEVAAMNFRLKRLGVNAAEEFSARLSDAIEDGEHDESR, encoded by the coding sequence ATGCCAAAAGTGCGGACAAAAGACATCATCGAACAGTTCCAGCTTGAGCTCGTCAGCGGCGCCGAGGGCATTTACCGCCCGATTACAACAAGCGACTTGTCGCGGCCGGGAATTGAGATGGCCGGCTATTTCGCCTATTATCCGGCAGAGCGGCTGCAGCTGCTGGGGCGAACCGAGCTGTCGTTTTACGAAACGCTGACTCCGGAAGAAAAACGGGCGCGAATGGAGCGGCTTTGTACCGATATTACGCCTGGGATTATCGTTTCCCGGGGGCTTGAGGTGCCGCCCGAACTGATCGAAGCGTCTGAGCGCCAGTCGGTGCCGGTGATGCGCTCGACAATGAAAACAACCCGGCTCTCGAGCCGGTTGACCAACTATTTGGAAAGCAAGCTTGCTCCGACAACGGCGGTGCACGGCGTGCTCGTCGATGTGTACGGCGTCGGCGTATTGATCACAGGCAAAAGCGGCGTCGGCAAAAGTGAAACGGCGCTGGAGCTCGTCAAACGCGGCCATCGGTTGGTCGCCGATGACTGCGTCGAAATCCGCCAAGAAGATGAAGATACATTGATCGGCAGCGCGCCGGAGCTGATTGAGCATTTGCTTGAAATTCGCGGCCTCGGCATTATTAATATGATGACGCTGTTCGGCGCGGGGGCGGTGCGGACGCATAAGCGCATTTCGCTCGTCGTCGACTTGGAGCTTTGGGATCCGGAGAAGCAGTACGATCGGCTCGGGTTGGAAGAAGAGAAAGTGAAAATTTTGGATACCGAATTGCCGAAATTAACGATTCCGGTCCGCCCAGGGCGCAACTTGGCGGTCATCGTCGAAGTGGCGGCGATGAACTTCCGGCTGAAGCGGCTCGGGGTCAACGCGGCTGAGGAGTTTTCGGCGCGATTGAGCGATGCGATTGAAGACGGAGAGCATGATGAAAGCCGGTAA
- the lgt gene encoding prolipoprotein diacylglyceryl transferase: MEPAIAPLDRVFLHLGPITIYWYGVIIGTGVLIGLWLATRESVRRGLPKETFVDLVLFAVPIAIVCARAYYVLFEWDYYSKHLSEIPKVWQGGLAIHGGLIGAVATGAVFARARGLSFWKLADIAAPSIILGQAIGRWGNFMNQEAHGGPVSREFLENLHLPDWIINQMYIDGQYWHPTFLYESLWNVAGFCLLLWLRRVNLRRGELFLSYLIWYSLGRFWIEGMRTDSLMLTEHLRMAQVMSIALIVFAVALWIVRRVKGWANERYAD; this comes from the coding sequence ATGGAACCGGCCATTGCGCCGTTGGACCGTGTGTTTTTGCATTTGGGACCGATTACGATTTATTGGTATGGTGTCATTATCGGCACAGGCGTTTTGATCGGGTTGTGGCTGGCAACGCGCGAATCGGTGCGACGCGGCTTGCCGAAAGAGACGTTTGTCGATTTGGTGCTGTTTGCTGTGCCGATTGCCATTGTCTGCGCGCGGGCGTACTACGTGCTGTTTGAATGGGACTATTATTCAAAGCATTTGTCCGAGATTCCAAAAGTTTGGCAAGGCGGCCTCGCCATTCACGGCGGTTTGATCGGGGCGGTGGCGACGGGCGCGGTGTTCGCCCGCGCGCGCGGGCTGTCGTTTTGGAAGCTCGCCGATATTGCCGCACCAAGCATCATTTTAGGGCAGGCGATCGGGCGCTGGGGCAATTTTATGAACCAAGAGGCGCACGGCGGTCCGGTGTCACGTGAGTTTCTGGAAAACTTGCATTTGCCGGATTGGATCATTAACCAAATGTATATTGACGGCCAATATTGGCACCCAACGTTTTTATATGAATCGCTTTGGAACGTCGCCGGCTTTTGCCTCCTGCTTTGGCTGCGGCGCGTCAATTTGCGGCGCGGCGAGCTGTTTTTGTCGTACTTGATTTGGTACTCGCTCGGCCGCTTTTGGATTGAGGGAATGCGCACAGATAGCTTAATGCTTACCGAACATTTGCGCATGGCGCAAGTGATGTCCATTGCCCTCATTGTTTTTGCCGTCGCCTTGTGGATCGTGCGCCGGGTGAAAGGATGGGCAAACGAACGGTATGCGGATTGA
- a CDS encoding nucleoside recognition domain-containing protein translates to MIGTLQRGVIAGLKTSWALGKIIFPVTLILALLQPTPLFSWLIDLVTPLMKWFGLSGDAAVPLVLGNLLGLYAAIGAMLTIEFTVKEVLILAIMLSFSHNLIVESSVASRTGMSVTLMVIVRIGLAVVSGLLIAHLWDGGQEIAQYGFMPKEDAPPVGWVAIALAALNKAATGIVQLVAIVIPLMTVIQVLKERHWIEAFSRWMAPVTKMLGMSPNTSLTLAAGFVFGLAYGAGVMIQAAKEDGVSKRDLTLAFIFLVSCHAVVEDTLIFIPLGIPVWPLLVIRLVTAVLLTMAVAFLWRRLEQPKRKEAAS, encoded by the coding sequence ATGATTGGAACGTTGCAGCGCGGCGTCATCGCCGGGCTGAAGACGTCATGGGCGCTCGGCAAAATCATTTTTCCAGTGACGCTCATTCTGGCGTTGTTGCAGCCGACGCCGCTTTTTTCATGGCTCATTGACCTTGTGACTCCCTTAATGAAATGGTTTGGCTTATCCGGCGATGCGGCCGTGCCGCTTGTGCTCGGCAATTTGCTTGGTCTGTACGCGGCGATTGGCGCGATGCTGACGATCGAGTTTACAGTGAAAGAAGTATTGATTTTGGCGATCATGCTTTCTTTTTCCCATAACTTGATCGTCGAGTCATCGGTCGCCTCACGCACGGGCATGAGTGTGACGCTCATGGTTATCGTGCGCATCGGGCTCGCCGTTGTATCCGGGTTGCTGATCGCCCATTTATGGGACGGGGGGCAGGAAATCGCCCAATACGGCTTTATGCCGAAGGAAGATGCGCCGCCGGTCGGCTGGGTGGCGATCGCGTTGGCGGCGTTGAACAAAGCGGCGACCGGCATCGTGCAGCTGGTCGCGATTGTCATTCCGCTAATGACGGTCATTCAAGTATTGAAAGAACGCCACTGGATTGAGGCGTTTTCGCGCTGGATGGCACCGGTGACCAAGATGCTTGGCATGAGCCCGAACACGTCGCTCACCCTTGCCGCCGGCTTTGTGTTCGGCCTCGCGTATGGCGCTGGCGTCATGATTCAAGCCGCAAAAGAAGACGGCGTCTCCAAACGCGACTTAACGTTGGCGTTCATTTTTCTCGTCTCATGCCATGCGGTGGTGGAGGATACCCTCATTTTCATTCCGCTTGGCATTCCGGTATGGCCGCTGCTGGTCATCCGCTTAGTGACGGCCGTATTGCTGACGATGGCGGTGGCGTTTCTTTGGCGCCGCCTTGAACAACCGAAAAGAAAGGAAGCCGCTTCATGA
- the ppaX gene encoding pyrophosphatase PpaX, which produces MMIRTILFDLDGTLIDTNELIIQSFLHTLEKYYPGRYGREDVLPFIGPSLYETFSSLNPERVEEMVKTYRTFNHARHDELIREFDTVYETIETLHRHGFRLGVVTTKMHDTALMGLRKTRLEPFFSCVIGLDDVNRPKPDPEPIHKALEALQSKPDEALMVGDNYHDILAGKNAGVKTAGVAWAIKGRGYLEQYEPDYMLEKMSDLLAIVGINERKEEASSR; this is translated from the coding sequence ATGATGATTCGCACGATTTTATTTGACCTTGATGGAACGTTGATTGATACGAATGAGCTCATCATCCAGTCGTTTTTGCATACGCTGGAGAAGTATTATCCGGGCCGCTACGGGCGTGAGGACGTCTTGCCGTTCATCGGCCCGTCGCTGTACGAGACGTTCAGCTCGCTCAATCCGGAGCGGGTCGAGGAGATGGTGAAGACGTACCGCACGTTCAACCATGCCCGCCATGACGAATTGATCCGCGAGTTTGACACCGTGTATGAGACGATTGAAACGCTGCACCGCCATGGATTTCGCCTTGGCGTCGTGACGACGAAAATGCATGACACGGCGCTCATGGGCTTGCGGAAAACGCGGCTTGAGCCGTTTTTCTCATGTGTCATCGGTCTTGATGACGTCAACCGCCCCAAACCGGACCCTGAACCGATTCATAAGGCGCTTGAGGCGCTTCAGTCGAAACCAGACGAAGCGCTCATGGTCGGCGACAACTACCACGACATTTTGGCCGGCAAAAACGCCGGCGTCAAAACGGCCGGCGTTGCCTGGGCGATTAAAGGCCGCGGGTATTTGGAACAATATGAACCGGACTATATGTTGGAAAAAATGAGCGATTTGCTGGCCATTGTCGGCATCAACGAACGGAAGGAGGAAGCGTCCTCCCGGTGA
- a CDS encoding acyltransferase, producing the protein MRRTTKYPVHGANSLWQLYRTVSFWKVLKNVIVIQIGRYTPFLPLKNWLYRTFLGMKIGEQTALAFMVMPDILFPEKIRIGRNCVIGYNTTILAHEYLVDEYRLGDVVIGDEVMIGANSTILPGVVIGDRAVVAAGTIVHQDVPPGAMVAGCPMRIVRTNEPPSE; encoded by the coding sequence GTGAGACGAACGACCAAATACCCCGTCCACGGGGCGAACTCGCTCTGGCAATTGTACCGCACTGTCTCGTTTTGGAAAGTGCTGAAAAACGTCATCGTGATCCAAATCGGGCGCTACACGCCGTTTTTGCCGCTGAAAAACTGGCTGTACCGCACGTTTCTCGGCATGAAAATCGGCGAACAAACGGCGCTCGCCTTTATGGTCATGCCGGATATTCTCTTCCCGGAAAAAATCCGCATCGGCCGCAACTGCGTCATCGGCTACAATACGACGATTCTCGCCCACGAATATTTAGTGGACGAATACCGCCTCGGCGATGTGGTAATCGGCGATGAGGTGATGATCGGCGCCAATTCGACCATTTTGCCCGGCGTGGTGATCGGCGACCGCGCCGTCGTCGCCGCCGGCACCATCGTCCATCAAGACGTCCCGCCCGGAGCCATGGTCGCCGGCTGCCCGATGCGCATCGTCCGCACGAACGAACCGCCTTCCGAGTAA
- a CDS encoding RNA-guided endonuclease InsQ/TnpB family protein, translating into MYFCIKQQLNGLTKEEYLTLRELCHIAKNMYNVGLYNVRQYYFEHKEFLNYEKNYHLAKTNENYKLLNSNMAQQILKKVNEAFKSFFGLISLAKQGKYDHKAISIPKYLKKDGFHSLIIGQIRIDGNKFTIPYSRLFKKTHKPITITIPPVLLDKKIKQIEIIPKHHARFFEIQYKYEMPEDQRELNDQKALAIDLGLNNLATCVTSDGRSFIIDGRRLKSINQWFNKENARLQSMKDKQKIKGTTRKQALLAMNRNNKVNDYINKTCRYIINYCIENQIGKLVIGYAETWQRNINLGKKTNQNFVNIPLGNIKEKLEYLCEFYGIEFLKQEESYTSQASFFDGDEIPEYNADNPKEYKFSGKRIKRGLYRTKSGKLINADVNGALNILKKSKAVDLSVLCSSGEVDTPQRIRIA; encoded by the coding sequence ATGTATTTTTGTATCAAACAACAGCTAAATGGTTTGACCAAAGAAGAATACTTGACTCTTCGAGAACTGTGCCATATTGCCAAGAACATGTACAACGTCGGATTGTACAATGTCAGACAATACTATTTTGAACACAAGGAATTTCTTAATTATGAGAAAAACTATCATCTTGCCAAAACTAACGAAAACTATAAGCTGTTAAACAGCAACATGGCACAGCAAATTTTAAAAAAGGTCAATGAAGCCTTTAAATCTTTCTTTGGTTTGATCAGTCTTGCCAAACAAGGAAAATATGACCACAAGGCTATCAGTATTCCAAAATATCTTAAAAAAGATGGCTTTCATTCACTGATCATTGGCCAGATTCGTATAGACGGCAACAAATTCACGATACCGTATTCTCGCCTATTTAAAAAGACTCACAAGCCTATCACGATAACGATTCCGCCTGTGTTGCTGGACAAAAAGATTAAGCAGATTGAAATCATTCCTAAGCATCATGCCAGGTTCTTTGAGATTCAGTACAAATATGAAATGCCTGAAGATCAAAGAGAATTAAACGACCAAAAAGCACTGGCCATTGATTTAGGATTAAACAATCTTGCCACTTGTGTCACATCAGACGGCAGATCATTCATCATTGATGGGCGGAGATTAAAAAGTATAAATCAATGGTTTAACAAAGAAAATGCCAGACTTCAAAGCATGAAAGATAAGCAAAAAATCAAAGGCACGACTCGTAAACAGGCGTTGCTTGCTATGAATCGCAATAATAAAGTGAATGATTATATCAACAAGACTTGCCGTTACATCATTAACTACTGTATTGAAAATCAAATTGGCAAACTTGTCATTGGCTATGCGGAAACATGGCAACGCAATATTAATCTAGGAAAAAAGACAAATCAAAACTTTGTCAATATTCCTCTCGGTAACATAAAAGAAAAACTAGAATATCTTTGTGAATTTTACGGCATTGAATTCTTGAAACAGGAAGAATCCTATACGTCTCAAGCCAGCTTTTTTGACGGCGATGAGATTCCTGAATATAATGCCGACAATCCAAAAGAATATAAGTTCAGCGGCAAACGTATTAAGCGCGGCTTGTATCGAACAAAGTCTGGCAAACTAATTAATGCTGATGTCAATGGCGCATTAAACATCTTAAAGAAAAGTAAAGCTGTAGACCTGAGTGTCTTATGCTCTAGCGGCGAAGTGGACACGCCTCAAAGAATAAGGATTGCTTGA
- a CDS encoding ATP phosphoribosyltransferase regulatory subunit: MAKKLFMFEKPLGMRDTLPFLYEMKKQVRSVMAEEIERWGYEFIETPTLEYYETVGAASAIDDHRLFKLLDQQGHTLVLRPDMTAPIARVAASRLYEDGNPLRLAYNANVFRAQQREGGRPAEFEQIGVELIGDGTVAADAEVISLMAALLKRVGLGRFSVAVGHIGYVNALFLEILGNEERASVLRRFLYEKNYVGYREHVKSLPLSSIDQKRLLDLLSLRGGCEAIEAAKALASSGEGQRAADELAALLAALETYGVTETVKLDMALVSHMSYYTGILFEVYAEQVGFPIGNGGRYDELLAKFSRPAPATGFGLRVDRLIEAIGETDVREEIECIVFSQERLAEAVELAEAKRAEGRRVVLQHIAGIRDIDAYSQRYRSIVYLLGRSGRDGQ, from the coding sequence ATGGCAAAAAAGCTGTTCATGTTTGAAAAACCGTTAGGCATGCGCGATACGCTGCCGTTTTTATATGAAATGAAAAAGCAAGTGCGCTCGGTGATGGCGGAAGAAATCGAGCGCTGGGGCTATGAGTTTATCGAGACGCCGACGCTTGAGTATTATGAAACGGTCGGGGCGGCGTCGGCCATTGACGATCATCGGTTGTTTAAGCTCTTGGACCAGCAAGGGCATACGCTCGTATTGCGGCCCGATATGACGGCGCCGATCGCCCGGGTGGCGGCGTCAAGGCTGTATGAAGACGGCAATCCGCTCCGGTTGGCGTACAACGCCAATGTGTTTCGCGCGCAGCAGCGCGAAGGCGGGCGGCCGGCGGAGTTTGAGCAGATCGGCGTCGAGCTGATCGGCGATGGCACGGTGGCGGCCGATGCCGAGGTGATCAGCCTGATGGCCGCGCTGCTGAAGCGCGTAGGGCTTGGCCGCTTTTCGGTGGCGGTCGGCCATATCGGCTATGTGAACGCGTTGTTTTTGGAGATTCTAGGGAATGAAGAGCGGGCGAGTGTGCTGCGCCGCTTCTTATATGAAAAAAATTATGTCGGCTACCGCGAGCATGTGAAGTCGCTGCCGCTTTCGTCCATTGATCAAAAACGTCTTCTCGATCTTCTTTCCTTGCGCGGCGGCTGCGAGGCGATCGAGGCGGCAAAAGCGCTGGCTTCGAGCGGGGAAGGACAGCGAGCTGCTGATGAGTTGGCCGCGCTGTTAGCAGCGCTCGAGACGTACGGGGTGACTGAGACGGTAAAACTCGATATGGCGTTGGTCAGCCATATGAGCTATTACACCGGCATTTTGTTTGAAGTGTACGCCGAGCAAGTGGGATTCCCGATCGGCAATGGCGGGCGGTATGATGAGTTGTTGGCGAAGTTTTCCCGCCCGGCGCCGGCGACGGGGTTTGGGCTGCGCGTTGATCGGCTGATTGAGGCGATTGGCGAGACGGATGTGCGCGAGGAGATCGAGTGCATCGTCTTTAGCCAAGAGCGGTTGGCGGAGGCGGTCGAGCTCGCCGAGGCGAAACGGGCGGAAGGACGCCGCGTCGTCTTGCAGCACATCGCCGGCATTCGCGATATTGACGCCTACAGCCAGCGCTACCGGTCGATCGTGTATTTGCTTGGCCGAAGCGGGCGCGACGGGCAATGA
- the hisG gene encoding ATP phosphoribosyltransferase, translating to MLTIAMPKGRIFEEAVELLRRADYALPPEFDESRKLVIDVAEEKMRFILAKPMDVVTYVEHGVADLGIAGKDVLMEEERNVYELLDLHISRCYLAVAGLPGVAMNEIAPRVATKYPNIASTYFREQGEQVEIIRLNGSIELAPLIGLADRIVDIVSTGRTLKENGLVELERIADVTSRLIVNPASYRLNGEEIERLVDRLASVIPER from the coding sequence ATGCTGACGATTGCGATGCCGAAAGGGCGCATTTTTGAAGAGGCGGTCGAGCTGCTGCGCCGGGCGGACTATGCGCTGCCGCCGGAGTTTGACGAATCGCGCAAGCTCGTCATTGACGTGGCCGAGGAAAAGATGCGCTTTATTTTGGCGAAACCGATGGATGTGGTGACGTATGTGGAACACGGGGTAGCGGATTTAGGCATAGCGGGAAAAGATGTCTTAATGGAGGAAGAACGGAACGTCTATGAGCTGCTCGATTTGCACATCAGCCGCTGCTATTTGGCGGTCGCGGGGCTGCCTGGCGTTGCGATGAATGAAATTGCGCCAAGGGTGGCGACGAAATATCCGAACATCGCGTCGACGTATTTTCGCGAACAAGGGGAACAAGTAGAAATCATCCGCCTGAACGGCTCGATTGAACTCGCTCCGCTGATCGGCCTAGCCGACCGGATTGTCGATATTGTCTCGACAGGGAGGACGTTGAAAGAAAACGGGCTTGTCGAGCTTGAGCGGATCGCTGACGTGACGTCGCGCCTCATCGTCAATCCGGCGAGCTATCGGTTAAACGGTGAGGAGATCGAGCGGCTGGTCGATCGGCTCGCATCGGTCATTCCCGAACGGTGA
- the hisD gene encoding histidinol dehydrogenase → MKIERIQGGVSLRRTIESGTDEQRRAVLDIIAAVRARGDAALKEYTERFDGVKLDSLRVTKAEMERAHASMSAEMLEIIREAAAHIRAYHERQKRQSWWMTNEDGTILGQKVTPLDAVGLYVPGGTAAYPSSVLMNVIPAQVAGVERIVITSPPNKDGTLPDGVLAAAHELGVTEIYKVGGAQAIAALAYGTETIRPVDKIFGPGNIYVALAKREVFGHVAIDMIAGPSEIVVLADETAHADEIAADLLSQAEHDVRASAILVTPSMKLALAVASEVERQLETLPRREIAQAALETYGAIYVTETLDEAVEAVNELAPEHLEVMTADPMALLGKLRHAGAMFFGRFSSEPVGDYFAGPNHVLPTNGTARFSSGLSVDEFVKKSSVIVYSEAALKQHGDKIAAFARLEGLEAHARAVEMRLKRERGER, encoded by the coding sequence ATGAAAATCGAACGAATCCAAGGCGGCGTCTCGCTAAGGCGCACGATTGAAAGCGGAACGGACGAGCAGCGCCGCGCGGTGCTTGATATTATCGCCGCGGTGCGCGCCCGGGGCGATGCGGCGCTGAAAGAATATACGGAACGGTTTGACGGCGTCAAGCTGGATTCGCTGCGGGTGACGAAAGCGGAAATGGAACGCGCGCATGCGTCCATGAGCGCGGAGATGCTGGAGATCATTCGCGAAGCGGCGGCCCACATTCGCGCCTATCATGAGCGGCAAAAGCGCCAATCATGGTGGATGACGAACGAAGACGGCACGATTCTCGGGCAAAAGGTGACGCCGCTTGATGCGGTCGGGCTGTATGTACCGGGCGGGACGGCCGCCTATCCGTCGTCCGTGCTGATGAACGTCATTCCCGCACAAGTGGCGGGAGTGGAGCGGATTGTCATCACCTCGCCGCCAAACAAAGACGGCACGCTCCCGGATGGCGTGCTGGCGGCGGCGCATGAACTTGGGGTGACGGAAATTTACAAAGTTGGCGGCGCGCAGGCGATCGCGGCGCTGGCGTATGGAACGGAAACGATCCGGCCGGTCGATAAAATTTTCGGACCGGGCAACATTTATGTGGCGTTGGCGAAACGGGAAGTGTTCGGGCATGTAGCGATCGACATGATCGCCGGGCCGAGCGAAATTGTCGTATTGGCCGATGAGACGGCGCATGCGGATGAAATCGCGGCGGATTTGTTGTCACAGGCCGAGCATGACGTGCGGGCGTCAGCCATTTTGGTGACGCCGTCGATGAAACTCGCTTTAGCGGTGGCGAGCGAGGTGGAACGGCAGCTTGAGACGCTGCCGCGCCGCGAGATCGCCCAAGCGGCGCTGGAAACCTACGGGGCCATTTATGTGACCGAGACGCTTGATGAGGCCGTTGAGGCGGTCAATGAGCTGGCGCCCGAGCATTTGGAAGTGATGACGGCGGATCCGATGGCGCTATTAGGGAAGCTTCGCCATGCCGGGGCGATGTTTTTCGGCCGCTTCAGCTCCGAGCCGGTCGGCGACTATTTTGCCGGGCCGAACCACGTGCTGCCGACGAACGGCACGGCGAGATTCTCAAGCGGCTTGAGCGTCGATGAGTTTGTGAAAAAATCAAGCGTGATCGTTTACAGTGAAGCCGCATTGAAACAACATGGCGACAAAATCGCCGCGTTTGCCCGCCTCGAGGGGTTGGAGGCGCACGCACGCGCGGTTGAGATGCGGCTGAAACGGGAAAGAGGGGAACGATAA